ACCAGGTCGACCGCGCGGTTGCAGTGCCGGGAGAGCATGTCCTCCAGCTGGGTCCGCATCCGCAGGATCTCCCGGGCCTGGATCTCGATGTCCGAGCCCTGCCCGTAGCCGCCCTCGGTGGCCGGCTGGTGGATGATGATCCGCGAGTTCGGCAGCGCCATCCGCTTGCCCGGCGTGCCCGCGGCCAGCAGCACGGCGGCGGCGGACGCGGCCTGACCCAGGCACACGGTCTGGATGTCCGGCCGGACGTACTGCATGGTGTCGTAGATCGCCGTCATGGCGGTGAACGAGCCACCGGGCGAGTTGATGTACATGATGATGTCCCGGTCGGGGTCGGTCCCCTCCAGGGTGAGCAGCTGGGCCATCACGTCGTTGGCCGACGCGTCGTCCACCTGGACGCCGAGGAAGATGATCCGGT
Above is a window of Verrucosispora sp. NA02020 DNA encoding:
- a CDS encoding ATP-dependent Clp protease proteolytic subunit, with protein sequence MTDLSLPPQFAAVHNRYVLPSFVERTSYGVKESNPYNKLFEDRIIFLGVQVDDASANDVMAQLLTLEGTDPDRDIIMYINSPGGSFTAMTAIYDTMQYVRPDIQTVCLGQAASAAAVLLAAGTPGKRMALPNSRIIIHQPATEGGYGQGSDIEIQAREILRMRTQLEDMLSRHCNRAVDLVRKDIDRDKIMTAEESREYGLVDTILTSRKKGLLAANSAS